In Lycium ferocissimum isolate CSIRO_LF1 chromosome 11, AGI_CSIRO_Lferr_CH_V1, whole genome shotgun sequence, a single genomic region encodes these proteins:
- the LOC132037882 gene encoding heterogeneous nuclear ribonucleoprotein 1-like, producing the protein MDSDQGKLFIGGISWETSEEKLKEYFQGYGDVLQTVVMRDKITGKPRGFGFVVFADPNILDRVLQDTHVIDGRTVEAKRALSREEQQQGSKSGNMSSGRSFGGGGNNRTKKIFVGGLPPTLTEDGFRTYFETYGNITDVAIMYDQQTNRPRGFGFISFDSEDAVDRVLHKTYHDVSGKQVEVKRALPKDSNSGFGGRSMGDNPSSYDRMDTNRYMQSQNTGGGGYPPYGSSGYGGAHPGYGYGSSNNGMGGYGGYGSYGGAINPGYGGPAVAAFGNPNVPAGGPRSSWGSQGPSGYGNMGYGGGGPANGGSSAGQTPTGATGYGNQGYGYGGYGGSDSAYGGGASGDMQSGAGGYMGGGYGDAIGNSGYGNSTLRSDTSQGSGNYGAQVGYGGGYGGAPSRQAQQH; encoded by the exons ATGGATTCAGATCAAGGAAAGTTGTTTATTGGTGGAATATCATGGGAAACATCAGAGGAAAAGCTTAAGGAGTATTTTCAAGGGTATGGTGATGTTTTACAGACTGTAGTAATGAGGGATAAGATTACTGGGAAGCCTAGAGGTTTTGGGTTTGTTGTATTTGCAGATCCTAATATTCTTGATAGGGTTCTTCAAGACACTCATGTAATTGATGGCCGTAcg GTTGAGGCAAAGAGGGCCTTGTCCAGAGAGGAACAACAACAGGGTTCAAAATCTGGAAACATGAGTAGTGGTAGAAGTTTTGGAGGCGGTGGAAATAACAGGaccaagaaaatatttgttGGGGGATTACCTCCCACTCTTACCGAGGATGGCTTCAGAACTTACTTTGAAACTTACGGTAATATCACTGATGTAGCAATTATGTATGATCAACAGACCAACCGACCTCGTGGGTTTGGCTTCATTTCATTCGATTCTGAAGATGCAGTAGATAGGGTTTTACACAAGACATATCATGATGTCAGTGGGAAACAAGTCGAAGTAAAACGTGCTCTTCCTAAAGATTCTAATTCTGGTTTTGGTGGTCGTTCTATGGGTGACAATCCGAGTTCTTATGATAGAATGGATACCAACAGATACATGCAGTCACAAAACACTGGAGGTGGTGGGTACCCACCTTATGGTTCCTCTGGATATGGTGGGGCCCACCCAGGTTACGGTTATGGATCGTCCAATAATGGCATGGGTGGTTATGGTGGTTATGGAAGTTACGGTGGAGCCATCAATCCTGGATATGGTGGCCCTGCAGTTGCTGCCTTCGGAAATCCAAATGTGCCAGCCGGCGGACCAAGAAGCTCGTGGGGCTCTCAGGGTCCTTCTGGATATGGGAATATGGGCTATGGtggaggtgggcccgctaatgGAGGATCTTCTGCTGGTCAGACTCCAACTGGAGCCACGGGATACGGAAATCAAGGTTATGGTTATGGGGGCTATGGTGGAAGTGATAGTGCTTATGGAGGTGGTGCATCGGGAGACATGCAATCAGGTGCTGGGGGTTACATGGGCGGTGGCTATGGCGATGCTATTGGAAATTCTGGTTATGGAAATTCGACATTGAGGTCTGACACCTCACAAGGTTCTGGTAACTATGGTGCTCAAGTTGGATATGGTGGTGGTTATGGTGGTGCTCCAAGTCGGCAAGCTCAACAGCACTGA
- the LOC132038244 gene encoding probable disease resistance protein RF45: protein MRPLNKDESWKLFTSVFTPPYPAEERTVMLGEMVKSCEGVPQLIKELAFYLGPKQAEEWEIEYKNIQEHMYPRSFVRFIFSEDQQIDTEKLFHFWMIEGFLSTRRVRGERMMEELAHINIVKLQEEQVPTKKKFKAYNIVRGIENLRVSWGEQNLFLKIVDLRKNNCSLSSEILPPRLVIYLGNHGLAVAHEVVENVRSLRVVGGNKKQQEEERICPIEVLNLKYFRVLRILDFDEIDFQGQQLPGVYLICCRRATEDEETKTFISSIEVSDSERRRKLRLDSLKELETLENFNTSVCKVNDVYEFPKLRYLAANVEENYEDFMSITSYMQTTSNNCLCAAINIIDMNCYAVEMHSVLQEFLRCKVLQTLHFKGHIGHLPPYDEISQNFTQFLNNSHLKKDPMPTLEKLLNLGVLVLSDDAYMGKKMVCSASGFPLLKHLGFMNLHLLEKFEVECTAMPIVSFLKITKCKTYDLVIPNCLIDRCSNRQLKISLS, encoded by the exons ATGAGGCCCTTGAACAAGGACGAAAGCTGGAAGTTGTTTACCAGTGTGTTCACTCCCCCGTATCCAG CGGAAGAAAGGACAGTAATGCTGGGGGAAATGGTAAAATCTTGTGAAGGCGTGCCACAACTTATCAAGGAACTTGCCTTTTACTTGGGACCTAAACAAGCGGAGGAGTGGGAGATAGAGTATAAAAATATCCAAGAGCATATGTATCCGCGTTCTTTTGTACGGTTTATA TTCTCTGAAGATCAACAAATAGATACTGAGAAGTTGTTTCATTTTTGGATGATTGAAGGTTTTTTATCCACAAGACGTGTTAGAGGGGAGAGAATGATGGAAGAACTGGCACATATTAACATCGTAAAGTTGCAAGAAGAGCAAGTTCCCACTAAAAAGAAGTTTAAGGCTTACAACATTGTTAGAGGAATAGAAAACTTACGTGTCTCATGGGGTGAACAAAacctttttctcaaaattgttGATTTAAGAAAGAATAATTGTTCGCTCTCATCAGAAATATTACCACCTCGACTTGTCATATATCTGGGTAACCATGGACTTGCTGTTGCTCATGAAGTTGTTGAAAACGTTCGGAGTCTTCGAGTTGTTGGCGGAAACAAGAAGCAACAAGAAGAAGAACGAATTTGTCCGATTGAAGTGCTTAATCTTAAGTATTTCAGAGTGCTCAGGATTCTTGACTTTGATGAGATTGATTTTCAAGGTCAACAACTACCGGGGGTATATCTGATCTG TTGCAGACGTGCTACGGAAGATGAGGAAACTAAAACATTTATATCTTCCATTGAAGTTTCGGACTCagagagaaggagaaaattGCGATTAGATAGCTTGAAGGAACTTGAAACCCTCGAGAACTTCAATACAAGTGTGTGCAAAGTTAACGATGTCTACGAATTTCCCAAGCTCCGGTACTTGGCTGCAAATGTGGAAGAGAATTATGAGGACTTCATGTCAATCACCAGTTACATGCAAACTACTTCAAACAATTGCCTTTGTGCTGCCATTAATATCATTGATATGAATTGCTACGCAGTGGAAATGCATTCAGTTCTACAAGAATTCTTACGGTGTAAAGTACTTCAAACCTTGCACTTCAAAGGACATATTGGCCATCTACCACCATATGATGAAATCTCCCAAAATTTCACACAGTTTCTTAATAATTCTCATCTTAAAAAAGATCCCATGCCAACTTTGGAGAAGCTTCTGAATTTAGGGGTTCTGGTCCTCTCTGATGACGCTTACATGGGGAAGAAAATGGTATGCTCCGCTTCAGGTTTCCCTCTGCTCAAACATTTAGGATTCATGAATTTGCACTTACTGGAGAAATTTGAGGTGGAATGTACAGCCATGCCTATAGTTTCTTTCCTAAAAATCACAAAGTGCAAGACATATGATCTTGTCATCCCTAATTGTCTGATAGACCGTTGTTCCAACCGCCAACTCAAAATCTCCCTCAGCTAG